CTCGATGAGGACGCGGGCCTTGGGCTCGGTGCCGGAGAAGCGCACCAGCACGCGGCCGTCCTTGCCCAGCTTCTTCTCCACGTCCTGGATGGCGCGCATCACCGAGGGCAGCTCACCCAGCTCGCGCTTGTTCTTGACGACCACGTTGAGCAGCGTCTGGGGCACGGGCTGGAAGATGGAGGCCAGCTCGCTCACGGGCTTCTGCTGCCGGCACATCACGGCGAGCAACTGGAGCGCCGCCAGGGTGCCGTCACCCGTGGTGGTGTGATCGGAGAAGATGAGGTGGCCGCTCTGCTCGCCGCCCAGGTTGTAGCCGTTCTTGCGCATCTCCTCGACGACGTAGCGGTCACCCACCTTGGTGCGCACCACCTTGACGCCGTAGTTGGCCACCGCGCGCTCCAGGCCCACGTTGCTCATCACCGTGGCCACGAGCGTCTTCTTCTTGAGCTCCTTGCGCGTGACGAGCTCGCCCGTGCAGATGGCCATGATGGCGTCGCCATCCACGACCTGGCCCTTCTCGTCCACGACGATGAGGCGGTCGGCGTCGCCGTCCAGCGCGATGCCCAGGTGGGCGCCGTTCTTCACCACGCACTTGGCGAGGTTCTCCGGGTGGAGCGCGCCGCACTTGTGGTTGATGTTCTTGCCGTCCGGCTGCACGCCCAGGGTGATGACCTTGGCGCCCAGCTCCTCGAGCACCGCGGGGGCCGTCTTGTAGGCGGCGCCGTTGGCGCAATCGACGACCACGGTGAGCCCCTCGAGCGTCAGCTCGCGCGGGAAGGTCGTCTTGAGGAAGACGATGTAGCGGCCGCGCGCATCCTCCAGGCGGAAGGCCCGGCCAATCTTGGTCGCCGTGGGGCGGATGGAGTCGATGGCGCCGCTGGCCACCAGCTCCTCGATCTTCGCCTCGGTCTCATCCGGCAGCTTGAAGCCATCGCGCCAGAAGAACTTGATGCCGTTGTCCTGGTACGGGTTGTGGGAGGCGGAGATGACGGCGCCCGCGTCGGCCCGCATGGAGGTGGTGAGGTTGGCGATGCCCGGAGTGGGCAGCGGACCCACCAGGTCCACGTCCACGCCCATGGAGATGATGCCCGCGGCGAGCGCCTGCTCCAGCATGTAACCCGACAGGCGCGTGTCCTTGCCGATGATGACGCGGTGGCGGTGAGGTCCATTGCGGATGAGGTGGGCCAGCGCGCGGCCCAGCTGCATCGCGACCTCCGCCGTCATCGGGTAGACGTTGGCGACGCCCCGGACTCCATCCGTGCCGAACAGCCGCTGCGACGCCCTCTCTTCATTCGGGGGCATGTTCATCCTGTACGCCATAAAATTACCGCTCCACCTTTCCCTGGCCGGCCACGCGGGCCGGTCCGCCCACGCCAGAGGGCTTATAGCGTGCCCTCCACAGAGCCCGAAGCTAGGGAGTGGAAGTTCCCTGGACAAGCGTGCGACCCTAGAAGATGGACTGGCACCTCGGGGCAGTCGGTACGGGTCGCACCTTCTCGTGCATGGTGGGCCCGCGTCGCCCTCTAGTAGAGCGAGCCGCCTTCCAGCGCCCCGCGCACGGCGTCCACCACGGCGAGGGCATCCCGGGCCTCGGCCACGTCGTGGACCCGGACGAAGTCCGCGTCTCCCGCGGCGGCCACGGTGGCGACCGAGCCCAGGGTCGCCGCCAGCCGCTGCTCCACCGGACGGCCTCCCGCCAGCTTGCCCAGGAAGCCCTTGCGGCTGGTGCCCACCAGGACGGGCAGGCCCAGC
This DNA window, taken from Cystobacter ferrugineus, encodes the following:
- the glmM gene encoding phosphoglucosamine mutase produces the protein MAYRMNMPPNEERASQRLFGTDGVRGVANVYPMTAEVAMQLGRALAHLIRNGPHRHRVIIGKDTRLSGYMLEQALAAGIISMGVDVDLVGPLPTPGIANLTTSMRADAGAVISASHNPYQDNGIKFFWRDGFKLPDETEAKIEELVASGAIDSIRPTATKIGRAFRLEDARGRYIVFLKTTFPRELTLEGLTVVVDCANGAAYKTAPAVLEELGAKVITLGVQPDGKNINHKCGALHPENLAKCVVKNGAHLGIALDGDADRLIVVDEKGQVVDGDAIMAICTGELVTRKELKKKTLVATVMSNVGLERAVANYGVKVVRTKVGDRYVVEEMRKNGYNLGGEQSGHLIFSDHTTTGDGTLAALQLLAVMCRQQKPVSELASIFQPVPQTLLNVVVKNKRELGELPSVMRAIQDVEKKLGKDGRVLVRFSGTEPKARVLIEGTDATRNEQYAQQIAQELSAALNG